CTGCCTTTTTTGATTAGTGGAACATATGCCATATCGTACGAGAAATCTGTATTTATCACATCTATGAAATCTCTGAATGTACTCCCTAGTATCACAAAATGGCCCTTAGGCCAAACATGATCTCAAAAGACGAAAACTACATTCAAAAGGGATGCTAAATGAAATATGCAAAGGACAATTCAGCCCTGAAGAATAATTTACCATCCAAATGTCATTTTCCCTCTCATGATGTCCTGAAAATATAAACAGGGGAATTATTAATGACTGATAGAGTTCTGTTGGCTATCTTTTATTTCGTTTATTTGGTAAAAGTAAACAACTATTTTAGATAATCACTAATTATCAAATGAGGTCGCACAAAATCTCGTTTTGTAAGAGTGGGAGAAAAATGTTTGGTCTTGGACCAAGATATATGCTGGTGATCCGAGACTTGAAGAGTTTAATATTGATTTCTGTCGTCATATATAAGTTTTTATGCCGTTATTTCCAGGTTACTACAATCAAAAACTTGACAATGGATGTTGAATTGTACTTGAAACCTATGTTGTTCAAACTCTTCTTGAATACCACCATGTGCGTGCTGGATCttccaaaagtagtgcatttttggagaatccgacatgGATGCGGCAGCAATTCTGAAGAATCCGAGCAACATAACTTGCAACTATCAATTTGATGTCAAAGTTCCTCATGACATACACAACTCATGATGCATTAAAAGCATCAATAAATTACCTATAAAAACATTGATTTACATATCTAAATACAACAAGAACTTAAACCAAAAAGAAGTGAAAGACATCGAAAACCAACTAGACAAAGTAACAAAAGAATCTCCATACAGGCAATGACTTATATACACAAGGAAATGCTAGACTGGAACATCAAAATTCCAGTTCTTTTCTCATATTATCTGTTTATATAGTTCGAATAAGCATGTCAATTCGATATCGGTTTCAACACTGTAAAACCTTAGAAAgtcaaataacaaaaataatgatATCGAATGTCCTTCTAGTATAGCATTGGCTTCAACCTGtcaaaaaccatcacctcttttTCGCCTTCTGTTTTATCCAATAAGAAATACTTCTATCTTCCTTCATTATGAGTGTCTCCTTCTGCCCTGTGCTCTTGTGATGATGCAATTACTGATCAAAACCTTACAGAATTTTTCTTCAAACCTCAACTGTAACTTTTGCGGTTTCACTTTTTTGCTTACAATCCGTATCTGTTGTTGGAATGATAACAGGTAATGGTATTGATGGATTGCTTCCCATGTCCTTTGTTTTGTGAAGGAGAAAAGTACCACAGAGGATAGTTACAAAACCACATAACTCTGTAATTATCTGTGTCGTATTCTGATGAACATAGTCCTGAATCCCAAAATGTATCACCAAAATTAGAGAAATGTGGAATTACAACTCTCTGATCAAATATAAAAACGAGAACGATACAGTATATACTCATTAGCAAATAGATAAGCTGATAATTCAATTAGAGTTCATCTTCCTAACATTTCGATTACAAATCATTTGTCATGCTTCTTGAAAAGCAAGCAAACTTTCTTTTCTCTCAAACATCATTTCTTTCCCTTTAAAACAATCAATCTTGATATGCCTATTTATCCAGTTGTCCATATTAAATTTATTACTGCAACTACAATTAACCAATCCATGTGATCTCAAAGAAATGGAAACTGATAACTAAGAATTCTGAATAGCCATAACCAACAAAACTTAATGTTGAATCACCTTAAACATTATCATGCTTGCAACAATGGTCAGTGTTGTAAACATGACGTAGTATATCGGGGAAACCACAGCGGTATTAAATGTGTCAAGTGCCTGCAGAACAGACCATAATCATGTAAACATTTCCATTTTCAAAAAAGCAAGTATTGAGTAAGATGAGACAACATAAATTTGAGATTGAGACGCAGTTGATCGATTGATAATGTTTGGAGAAATTATGTTAAAGTGGCACTAGTTTGGGTGAAATAAAAGTTGAGAGGTATGACTAACTTATCCTGTTATCCAAACCAAATCAACATATCAGAAAACCAATTTTACTCAGTATTCTAAAATTTTAAGGGAAGGCAATGCGGAGTACCTTGTTCAAATAGTTCAGCtgcaaaaggcaaaagatgagGACAAGCACTATAAAAACCCATGTCTCAAAATACTTGAATTGATTTTGTCCTCCAATTGTGAGCTTTATACCAATTCCAATTGCTTTGACACCCATAACCTGAATAACCATAAGAAAACAACCATGAGATAAGACGTATGAAATGTTCACATGGAACCGTGAACTACTACAGTACATGAAAGAGAATAACAGACCGTGAGAGAACCCGCAAGAGAGCAGATCCCTATGTAGACAACCAAATGAGACTGCCCAAAGCGAGGCACATATCGGACAATAAGGATAAGTATCAACACCAGAACTGTGAAAGTGTAGGCAAGGAACCCTGTCCTTATCAAAAACCTTTTGGTTAGTTCATATGAATAAAACATGTTTATGCTAAAGGAAGATAGCATGTATTTGGTTTGTAATTAGTAAATCCATCACTTCACTATATTTATTTGCGGAAGATTTGTATGTTAGTAAGTGTTCAGATAGATGAATCTTGAGTTTATAAAGTCAATGGGTTCAAAATGAGTGTGATCTTATTATATGTGtactttctttttaaaatatatttcgtatgtatacataaattaaaatgtacGTGTTGAGCATAAACTGTGAGAGAGTCCTTGTCCTACATCGACCTACATAGGCATCGGGTCTGTAGGTGTTAAATTATGGTGAGTGAAGGTGTTAAAAGAGGATGAGTTGTCTTGAAAGACCTACAACTTCTTGGGATCAATGCAGACTTAGCTAAGACGCAATGGAAGAAAGAGATCCATATACTTGATATCAGGGGCGGAGCCACATGGTGGCTAGGGAGTTCATCCGAATCCCTTTCGGCGAAAAATTAttctatttatacatggttaaaataattttttatgtataaatggtagattttgaacccccttctGCTGGTTCGTGTGGCTACTTTTTAAGATTTTGAATCCCCTTATTGAAAATCCTGGCTCCGTTAGTGCCCGATATCTACTAATGGAATAGGATCTAGTTTTGTTAGAGAACttctaatattataaatattactacttattatttatatatatttaactttttttcactttatttttatttggtaTGATGACATGAGTGAGCTTATATGGAgaagtgaggattcatatagccaaCCCCAACTTGTTTGGGATTGAGGTGTAGTAGTAGTTGTTATTGTCTTGTATATGTATACGCAGTCCGAGCCGAAAGTAACGGATTCAGTTGAACCGGCAGAACCCGCCCTAGACTTGCCTCTGCGAATAATGGAAGAATGTTACTGGCAATCAGCTTGAATATACCTGGCTCTGTTGCTAGGTACCAGACATCCTTGACAGATTGAATACTCCTCTCTAATGGGGCATGTAAGACAATAGTGACAGATCCAACCAAGCAGAGGAGACAACCAACTATACCAAAGATATGCAACCTCTCTTTCAAAATAAAATGGGCTAACACTGCACTGCACATGAAAGTTATATCAGTATTAAACCAAAAAGCCATGTGCTTTGACTCTTCAGAAATGTTGCCAGGTGCATGTCGGATCCttcaaaagtagtgcatttttgaAGGATCTGACACAAATGCCGCAGCAGAATGAGCTTCTGTAATTAACATTTCTACCCAATGCTGCTACATAACGACGTACCTGACAATCATACTTAAAGCCCCTAAGGGTGTCACAAGTACTGCCGGGGCATATGCATAAGCAGCAAAGTTAGCTCCCTCTCCAATAATCACTACAAGAAGTCGGAAGATTAGCGTTAAATAAAACTATCAATATTTCACAGATAAGTTCATATATCGAACTCTTAAGATAATA
This DNA window, taken from Solanum dulcamara chromosome 3, daSolDulc1.2, whole genome shotgun sequence, encodes the following:
- the LOC129881926 gene encoding probable magnesium transporter NIPA2, yielding MEGVSDNVHGVILAISSSIFIGSSFVIKKQGLKKAGANGKRAGSGGHSYLLEPCWWAGMLSMIIGEGANFAAYAYAPAVLVTPLGALSMIVSAVLAHFILKERLHIFGIVGCLLCLVGSVTIVLHAPLERSIQSVKDVWYLATEPGFLAYTFTVLVLILILIVRYVPRFGQSHLVVYIGICSLAGSLTVMGVKAIGIGIKLTIGGQNQFKYFETWVFIVLVLIFCLLQLNYLNKALDTFNTAVVSPIYYVMFTTLTIVASMIMFKDYVHQNTTQIITELCGFVTILCGTFLLHKTKDMGSNPSIPLPVIIPTTDTDCKQKSETAKVTVEV